The following are encoded in a window of Strigops habroptila isolate Jane chromosome 9, bStrHab1.2.pri, whole genome shotgun sequence genomic DNA:
- the CRABP1 gene encoding cellular retinoic acid-binding protein 1, with the protein MPNFAGTWKMRSSENFDELLKALGVNAMLRKVAVAAASKPHVEIRQDGDQFYIKTSTTVRTTEINFKIGESFEEETVDGRKCRSLATWENENKIYCKQTLIEGDGPKTYWTRELANDELILTFGADDVVCTRIYVRE; encoded by the exons ATGCCCAACTTCGCCGGCACTTGGAAGATGAGGAGCAGTGAGAATTTCGACGAGCTCCTCAAGGCGCTGG GTGTCAATGCCATGCTCAGGAAGGTGGCGGTGGCTGCCGCCTCCAAACCCCACGTGGAGATCCGCCAGGATGGGGACCAGTTCTACATCAAAACTTCCACCACTGTCCGCACCACTGAGATCAACTTCAAAATCGGGGAGAGCTTTGAGGAGGAGACGGTGGATGGACGAAAGTGCAGG AGTTTGGCCACTTGggagaatgaaaacaagatCTATTGCAAACAAACTCTTATTGAGGGAGATGGCCCCAAAACATACTGGACTCGAGAATTAGCTAATGATGAGCTGATTTTG acctTTGGTGCTGATGATGTTGTGTGCACAAGGATTTATGTAAGAGAGTAA